The following are encoded in a window of Pecten maximus unplaced genomic scaffold, xPecMax1.1, whole genome shotgun sequence genomic DNA:
- the LOC117319415 gene encoding uncharacterized protein LOC117319415 yields MSKATLKIHQDAKHSNYKPFQCHLCDFRCKVKGNLDKHLRGRHKIEVMTLTKLWDKVMATGQGYSTIVHRLTSFKRKGAIGMANDGDIEKEMDQNLNEETEVLKDIVQGGPNRFAILDIVEGSNHVTTVECGNHVTTVRERGNQMKAGGECGNYVTNIGEGSNHVTNIEGSNNVNVTAVDLVTT; encoded by the exons ATGTCTAAAGCAACACTGAAGATTCACCAGGACGCAAAGCATTCG AACTATAAGCCTTTCCAGTGTCACTTATGTGACTTTCGGTGTAAAGTGAAGGGTAACCTTGATAAACATCTGCGTGGTCGTCACAAAATTGAGGTGATGACCCTCACGAAACTTTGGGACAAAGTCATGGCAACTGGTCAAGGCTACAGTACCATTGTCCATCGTTTAACGTCTTTCAAACGCAAAGGGGCTATTGGCATGGCAAATGACGGTGATATTGAGAAAGAAATGGATCAAAACCTCAACGAAGAGACTGAAGTTCTGAAGGACATTGTTCAAGGTGGGCCAAATAGATTCGCTATATTAGATATTGTCGAGGGTAGTAACCACGTGACAACTGTAGAATGTGGTAACCACGTGACAACTGTAAGAGAACGTGGAAACCAAATGAAAGCTGGAGGAGAATGCGGTAACTACGTGACAAATATAGGAGAAGGCAGTAACCACGTGACAAATATAGAAGGTAGTAACAACGTTAACGTGACAGCTGTAGATTTGGTAACCACATGA